The following are encoded together in the Gadus chalcogrammus isolate NIFS_2021 chromosome 2, NIFS_Gcha_1.0, whole genome shotgun sequence genome:
- the mrtfbb gene encoding myocardin-related transcription factor B isoform X1, producing the protein MGLQVWPPSKPPPSSMACLDVETPTVCRGKYKSVLQLCLQQRRSREQLVEQGIMPPLKMPAAFHDQIRHLERARTGNFLKHKICNRPERSELVRMHILQETQAVPSLQATQLRLKRARLADDLNEKLAQRPGPMELVVKNILPVVDAVAKDDPPADQGNDPKIQDVYEFDENSTDSRPAAVSAEQTPKQAPQQATTTTSVPPREAARTESSPPPACQNHTLSTGSPHAPSPSPESPGHGCTPSEQQPGKHLAVLPPLPPAAPPVRGPILVKQSQPRPSAAEKNRGKKGNKDPKPRVKKLKYHQYVPPDQKQDAGHETPLDSAYVRLLQQQQQFLQLQILNQQQQQQQQQQSYVCQAGPQPATLSDGSAHSTRTPPPSMSDHLPYNVDEMKVAELKAELKLRGLLVSGTKIDLIERLRMHHDRSKGSPSVAVALDRVSPGAATTAAAANARVPKCENPPRSPPPVSPVAFKVSRMGLEESGGTDSETRPALPAGSPGKEAAAGPLGGLCRGLEKDQRLHEKERQIEELMRQLEREQKLVEELKLQLEVEKRGGPQEESAVAPRRRHSPSRPVRVKQEFCGSPEHRSTPERSPEQSPPRQFFLEHQRLPPTQTLQPGGTRLQHQAVSAATLKLPDNRQHTAVTGGAPDNSQSQELMPQKHEASGSLQQQCHSPSPRTQQSPLSTSPGLGSQPRATQSQAAEDTAQQLLNTAPNHLQPTMALMSKFKDPPRYEDAVKQTRCRQTAMQVPTTLSQHMDDLFDVLIESGEITPFIRHDPSCPDKLTPVTANVTTLPINTVLSRPPAQIQVAQPPGAAAALNPSSSLMALVTMETMMEGTLHKQLLEHPLVSNMELDFSDDNNTLPSAGQMHNAHLDTMDWLDLTTLPSHGHEDAGTHLGMSPESGVFSSDFLESPEFQLNWE; encoded by the exons ATGGGACTGCAGGTCTGGCCGCCAAGCAAACCGCCACCGTCCTCCATGGCCTGCCTTGACGTGGAGACCCCCACCGTCTGCAGGGGTAAATACAAATCAG tCCTGCAGCTCTGCCTGCAGCAGAGACGCAGCCGGGAGCAGCTTGTGGAACAGGGCATCATGCCAC CGCTGAAGATGCCTGCCGCCTTCCACGACCAGATCCGGCACCTGGAGAGAGCCAGG ACAGGGAACTTCTTGAAGCACAAGATCTGCAACAGGCCGGAGCGATCGGAGCTGGTTCGCATGCACATCCTGCAAG agACCCAGGCCGTGCCCTCCCTGCAGGCCACCCAGCTGAGACTGAAGCGGGCCAGGCTGGCCGACGACCTGAACGAGAAGCTGGCCCAGCGGCCCGGTCCCATGGAGCTGGTGGTGAAGAACATCCTGCCCGTCGTCGACGCCGTTGCTAAGGACGATCCCCCTG CCGACCAGGGGAATGACCCTAAAATACAGGATGTGTACGAGTTTGACGAGAACAGTACTGACTCCCGACCGGCTGCAGTGTCCGCAGAGCAAACCCCTAAACAAGCACCACAACAAGCCACAACAACCACGTCCGTCCCGCCAAGAGAAGCCGCAAGGACAGAGTCTAGTCCACCTCCTGCCTGCCAAAACCACACCCTGTCG ACCGGCTCTCCGCACGCCCCGAGTCCCTCCCCGGAATCACCCGGCCACGGGTGCACCCCGTCGGAGCAGCAGCCCGGCAAGCATCTGGCTGTCctgccgcccctcccccccgcggCCCCTCCTGTTCGAGGGCCCATCCTCGTCAAG CAAAGCCAGCCCAGACCCAGCGCCGCCGAGAAGAACCGGGGCAAAAAGGGCAACAAAGACCCCAAGCCGCGAGTGAAGAAGCTCAAGTACCACCAGTACGTGCCCCCCGACCAGAAGCAGGACGCCGGCCACGAAACGCCCCTGGACTCGGCCTACGTGCgtctcctgcagcagcagcagcagttcctGCAGCTCCAGATCCtgaaccagcagcagcagcagcagcagcagcagcaaagcTACGTCTGCCAAGCGGGCCCGCAGCCTGCCACATTGAG CGATGGCTCGGCGCATTCCACCCGGACTCCGCCCCCTAGCATGTCAGATCACTTGCCCTACAATGTGGATGAGATGAAG GTGGCCGAGCTGAAGGCGGAACTGAAGCTGAGGGGTCTCCTCGTCTCCGGCACCAAGATCGACCTCATCGAGAGGCTCCGCATGCATCACGACAGGTCAAAGGGCAGCCCGTCGGTTGCCGTCGCCTTGGATAGGGTCTCACCTggcgccgccaccaccgccgccgccgccaatgCTAGGGTACCAAAGTGTGAAAACCCTCCCAGGTCCCCTCCCCCAGTGTCCCCGGTGGCCTTCAAGGTGTCCAGGATGGGCCTGGAGGAAAGCGGCGGAACGGACTCAGAGACCCGCCCGGCTCTTCCCGCCGGCTCCCCGGggaaggaggcggcggcgggcccCCTTGGGGGGTTATGCCGGGGCCTGGAGAAGGACCAGCGGCTCCACGAGAAGGAGCGTCAGATCGAGGAGCTGATGAGGCAGCTGGAGCGGGAGCagaagctggtggaggagctgaagctGCAGCTGGAGGTGGAAAAGCGGGGGGGCCCCCAGGAGGAGAGCGCGGTGGCACCGAGGCGGCGCCACAGCCCCTCGCGCCCCGTTCGGGTGAAACAGGAGTTCTGCGGTTCTCCGGAACACAGGAGCACTCCGGAGCGGAGCCCAGAGCAGAGTCCCCCAAGGCAGTTCTTCTTGGAACATCAACGGTTGCCTCCGACTCAAACCCTGCAGCCGGGGGGGACCCGACTGCAGCATCAGGCTGTATCCGCGGCAACGCTCAAGCTGCCGGACAACAGACAGCACACAGCTGTGACCGGTGGGGCCCCAGACAATAGCCAGAGTCAAGAACTGATGCCACAGAAACATGAAGCCTCTGGTTCCTTGCAACAGCAGTGTCACAGCCCCAGCCCGAGGACACAG CAGAGTCCACTGAGCACCTCCCCAGGCCTTGGCTCCCAGCCGAGGGCCACACAGAGCCAAGCTGCAGAAGACACAGCTCAACAATTACTCAACACTGCCCCT AATCATCTACAGCCAACCATGGCCTTGATGTCCAAATTTAAAGACCCACCACGCTATGAGGACGCTGTCAAACAGACCCGCTGCAGGCAAACCGCTATGCAG GTCCCCACCACTCTCAGCCAACACATGGATGACCTGTTTGACGTCTTGATTGAAAGTGGAG AAATCACCCCCTTCATCAGACACGATCCCTCGTGCCCGGACAAGCTCACCCCAGTGACGGCCAATGTCACCACCCTGCCCATCAACACGGTGTTGTCCCGCCCCCCGGCTCAGATCCAAGTGGCGCAGCCcccgggcgccgccgccgccctcaaCCCCTCGTCCAGCTTGATGGCCTTGGTAACCATGGAGACGATGATGGAAGGCACGCTGCACAAACAGCTGCTGGAGCATCCGCTGGTCAGTAACATGGAGCTGGACTTCAGTGACGACAACAACACGCTCCCCTCGGCGGGCCAAATGCACAACGCCCATCTGGACACGATGGACTGGTTGGACCTCACCACCTTACCGTCGCACGGCCACGAGGACGCAGGCACTCACCTGGGAATGTCCCCTGAATCAGGGGTCTTCTCCTCCGACTTCCTGGAATCCCCGGAATTTCAGTTGAACTGGGAGTAA
- the mrtfbb gene encoding myocardin-related transcription factor B isoform X3, with the protein MACLDVETPTVCRGKYKSVLQLCLQQRRSREQLVEQGIMPPLKMPAAFHDQIRHLERARTGNFLKHKICNRPERSELVRMHILQETQAVPSLQATQLRLKRARLADDLNEKLAQRPGPMELVVKNILPVVDAVAKDDPPADQGNDPKIQDVYEFDENSTDSRPAAVSAEQTPKQAPQQATTTTSVPPREAARTESSPPPACQNHTLSTGSPHAPSPSPESPGHGCTPSEQQPGKHLAVLPPLPPAAPPVRGPILVKQSQPRPSAAEKNRGKKGNKDPKPRVKKLKYHQYVPPDQKQDAGHETPLDSAYVRLLQQQQQFLQLQILNQQQQQQQQQQSYVCQAGPQPATLSDGSAHSTRTPPPSMSDHLPYNVDEMKVAELKAELKLRGLLVSGTKIDLIERLRMHHDRSKGSPSVAVALDRVSPGAATTAAAANARVPKCENPPRSPPPVSPVAFKVSRMGLEESGGTDSETRPALPAGSPGKEAAAGPLGGLCRGLEKDQRLHEKERQIEELMRQLEREQKLVEELKLQLEVEKRGGPQEESAVAPRRRHSPSRPVRVKQEFCGSPEHRSTPERSPEQSPPRQFFLEHQRLPPTQTLQPGGTRLQHQAVSAATLKLPDNRQHTAVTGGAPDNSQSQELMPQKHEASGSLQQQCHSPSPRTQQSPLSTSPGLGSQPRATQSQAAEDTAQQLLNTAPNHLQPTMALMSKFKDPPRYEDAVKQTRCRQTAMQVPTTLSQHMDDLFDVLIESGEITPFIRHDPSCPDKLTPVTANVTTLPINTVLSRPPAQIQVAQPPGAAAALNPSSSLMALVTMETMMEGTLHKQLLEHPLVSNMELDFSDDNNTLPSAGQMHNAHLDTMDWLDLTTLPSHGHEDAGTHLGMSPESGVFSSDFLESPEFQLNWE; encoded by the exons ATGGCCTGCCTTGACGTGGAGACCCCCACCGTCTGCAGGGGTAAATACAAATCAG tCCTGCAGCTCTGCCTGCAGCAGAGACGCAGCCGGGAGCAGCTTGTGGAACAGGGCATCATGCCAC CGCTGAAGATGCCTGCCGCCTTCCACGACCAGATCCGGCACCTGGAGAGAGCCAGG ACAGGGAACTTCTTGAAGCACAAGATCTGCAACAGGCCGGAGCGATCGGAGCTGGTTCGCATGCACATCCTGCAAG agACCCAGGCCGTGCCCTCCCTGCAGGCCACCCAGCTGAGACTGAAGCGGGCCAGGCTGGCCGACGACCTGAACGAGAAGCTGGCCCAGCGGCCCGGTCCCATGGAGCTGGTGGTGAAGAACATCCTGCCCGTCGTCGACGCCGTTGCTAAGGACGATCCCCCTG CCGACCAGGGGAATGACCCTAAAATACAGGATGTGTACGAGTTTGACGAGAACAGTACTGACTCCCGACCGGCTGCAGTGTCCGCAGAGCAAACCCCTAAACAAGCACCACAACAAGCCACAACAACCACGTCCGTCCCGCCAAGAGAAGCCGCAAGGACAGAGTCTAGTCCACCTCCTGCCTGCCAAAACCACACCCTGTCG ACCGGCTCTCCGCACGCCCCGAGTCCCTCCCCGGAATCACCCGGCCACGGGTGCACCCCGTCGGAGCAGCAGCCCGGCAAGCATCTGGCTGTCctgccgcccctcccccccgcggCCCCTCCTGTTCGAGGGCCCATCCTCGTCAAG CAAAGCCAGCCCAGACCCAGCGCCGCCGAGAAGAACCGGGGCAAAAAGGGCAACAAAGACCCCAAGCCGCGAGTGAAGAAGCTCAAGTACCACCAGTACGTGCCCCCCGACCAGAAGCAGGACGCCGGCCACGAAACGCCCCTGGACTCGGCCTACGTGCgtctcctgcagcagcagcagcagttcctGCAGCTCCAGATCCtgaaccagcagcagcagcagcagcagcagcagcaaagcTACGTCTGCCAAGCGGGCCCGCAGCCTGCCACATTGAG CGATGGCTCGGCGCATTCCACCCGGACTCCGCCCCCTAGCATGTCAGATCACTTGCCCTACAATGTGGATGAGATGAAG GTGGCCGAGCTGAAGGCGGAACTGAAGCTGAGGGGTCTCCTCGTCTCCGGCACCAAGATCGACCTCATCGAGAGGCTCCGCATGCATCACGACAGGTCAAAGGGCAGCCCGTCGGTTGCCGTCGCCTTGGATAGGGTCTCACCTggcgccgccaccaccgccgccgccgccaatgCTAGGGTACCAAAGTGTGAAAACCCTCCCAGGTCCCCTCCCCCAGTGTCCCCGGTGGCCTTCAAGGTGTCCAGGATGGGCCTGGAGGAAAGCGGCGGAACGGACTCAGAGACCCGCCCGGCTCTTCCCGCCGGCTCCCCGGggaaggaggcggcggcgggcccCCTTGGGGGGTTATGCCGGGGCCTGGAGAAGGACCAGCGGCTCCACGAGAAGGAGCGTCAGATCGAGGAGCTGATGAGGCAGCTGGAGCGGGAGCagaagctggtggaggagctgaagctGCAGCTGGAGGTGGAAAAGCGGGGGGGCCCCCAGGAGGAGAGCGCGGTGGCACCGAGGCGGCGCCACAGCCCCTCGCGCCCCGTTCGGGTGAAACAGGAGTTCTGCGGTTCTCCGGAACACAGGAGCACTCCGGAGCGGAGCCCAGAGCAGAGTCCCCCAAGGCAGTTCTTCTTGGAACATCAACGGTTGCCTCCGACTCAAACCCTGCAGCCGGGGGGGACCCGACTGCAGCATCAGGCTGTATCCGCGGCAACGCTCAAGCTGCCGGACAACAGACAGCACACAGCTGTGACCGGTGGGGCCCCAGACAATAGCCAGAGTCAAGAACTGATGCCACAGAAACATGAAGCCTCTGGTTCCTTGCAACAGCAGTGTCACAGCCCCAGCCCGAGGACACAG CAGAGTCCACTGAGCACCTCCCCAGGCCTTGGCTCCCAGCCGAGGGCCACACAGAGCCAAGCTGCAGAAGACACAGCTCAACAATTACTCAACACTGCCCCT AATCATCTACAGCCAACCATGGCCTTGATGTCCAAATTTAAAGACCCACCACGCTATGAGGACGCTGTCAAACAGACCCGCTGCAGGCAAACCGCTATGCAG GTCCCCACCACTCTCAGCCAACACATGGATGACCTGTTTGACGTCTTGATTGAAAGTGGAG AAATCACCCCCTTCATCAGACACGATCCCTCGTGCCCGGACAAGCTCACCCCAGTGACGGCCAATGTCACCACCCTGCCCATCAACACGGTGTTGTCCCGCCCCCCGGCTCAGATCCAAGTGGCGCAGCCcccgggcgccgccgccgccctcaaCCCCTCGTCCAGCTTGATGGCCTTGGTAACCATGGAGACGATGATGGAAGGCACGCTGCACAAACAGCTGCTGGAGCATCCGCTGGTCAGTAACATGGAGCTGGACTTCAGTGACGACAACAACACGCTCCCCTCGGCGGGCCAAATGCACAACGCCCATCTGGACACGATGGACTGGTTGGACCTCACCACCTTACCGTCGCACGGCCACGAGGACGCAGGCACTCACCTGGGAATGTCCCCTGAATCAGGGGTCTTCTCCTCCGACTTCCTGGAATCCCCGGAATTTCAGTTGAACTGGGAGTAA
- the mrtfbb gene encoding myocardin-related transcription factor B isoform X2 has translation MGLQVWPPSKPPPSSMACLDVETPTVCRVLQLCLQQRRSREQLVEQGIMPPLKMPAAFHDQIRHLERARTGNFLKHKICNRPERSELVRMHILQETQAVPSLQATQLRLKRARLADDLNEKLAQRPGPMELVVKNILPVVDAVAKDDPPADQGNDPKIQDVYEFDENSTDSRPAAVSAEQTPKQAPQQATTTTSVPPREAARTESSPPPACQNHTLSTGSPHAPSPSPESPGHGCTPSEQQPGKHLAVLPPLPPAAPPVRGPILVKQSQPRPSAAEKNRGKKGNKDPKPRVKKLKYHQYVPPDQKQDAGHETPLDSAYVRLLQQQQQFLQLQILNQQQQQQQQQQSYVCQAGPQPATLSDGSAHSTRTPPPSMSDHLPYNVDEMKVAELKAELKLRGLLVSGTKIDLIERLRMHHDRSKGSPSVAVALDRVSPGAATTAAAANARVPKCENPPRSPPPVSPVAFKVSRMGLEESGGTDSETRPALPAGSPGKEAAAGPLGGLCRGLEKDQRLHEKERQIEELMRQLEREQKLVEELKLQLEVEKRGGPQEESAVAPRRRHSPSRPVRVKQEFCGSPEHRSTPERSPEQSPPRQFFLEHQRLPPTQTLQPGGTRLQHQAVSAATLKLPDNRQHTAVTGGAPDNSQSQELMPQKHEASGSLQQQCHSPSPRTQQSPLSTSPGLGSQPRATQSQAAEDTAQQLLNTAPNHLQPTMALMSKFKDPPRYEDAVKQTRCRQTAMQVPTTLSQHMDDLFDVLIESGEITPFIRHDPSCPDKLTPVTANVTTLPINTVLSRPPAQIQVAQPPGAAAALNPSSSLMALVTMETMMEGTLHKQLLEHPLVSNMELDFSDDNNTLPSAGQMHNAHLDTMDWLDLTTLPSHGHEDAGTHLGMSPESGVFSSDFLESPEFQLNWE, from the exons ATGGGACTGCAGGTCTGGCCGCCAAGCAAACCGCCACCGTCCTCCATGGCCTGCCTTGACGTGGAGACCCCCACCGTCTGCAGGG tCCTGCAGCTCTGCCTGCAGCAGAGACGCAGCCGGGAGCAGCTTGTGGAACAGGGCATCATGCCAC CGCTGAAGATGCCTGCCGCCTTCCACGACCAGATCCGGCACCTGGAGAGAGCCAGG ACAGGGAACTTCTTGAAGCACAAGATCTGCAACAGGCCGGAGCGATCGGAGCTGGTTCGCATGCACATCCTGCAAG agACCCAGGCCGTGCCCTCCCTGCAGGCCACCCAGCTGAGACTGAAGCGGGCCAGGCTGGCCGACGACCTGAACGAGAAGCTGGCCCAGCGGCCCGGTCCCATGGAGCTGGTGGTGAAGAACATCCTGCCCGTCGTCGACGCCGTTGCTAAGGACGATCCCCCTG CCGACCAGGGGAATGACCCTAAAATACAGGATGTGTACGAGTTTGACGAGAACAGTACTGACTCCCGACCGGCTGCAGTGTCCGCAGAGCAAACCCCTAAACAAGCACCACAACAAGCCACAACAACCACGTCCGTCCCGCCAAGAGAAGCCGCAAGGACAGAGTCTAGTCCACCTCCTGCCTGCCAAAACCACACCCTGTCG ACCGGCTCTCCGCACGCCCCGAGTCCCTCCCCGGAATCACCCGGCCACGGGTGCACCCCGTCGGAGCAGCAGCCCGGCAAGCATCTGGCTGTCctgccgcccctcccccccgcggCCCCTCCTGTTCGAGGGCCCATCCTCGTCAAG CAAAGCCAGCCCAGACCCAGCGCCGCCGAGAAGAACCGGGGCAAAAAGGGCAACAAAGACCCCAAGCCGCGAGTGAAGAAGCTCAAGTACCACCAGTACGTGCCCCCCGACCAGAAGCAGGACGCCGGCCACGAAACGCCCCTGGACTCGGCCTACGTGCgtctcctgcagcagcagcagcagttcctGCAGCTCCAGATCCtgaaccagcagcagcagcagcagcagcagcagcaaagcTACGTCTGCCAAGCGGGCCCGCAGCCTGCCACATTGAG CGATGGCTCGGCGCATTCCACCCGGACTCCGCCCCCTAGCATGTCAGATCACTTGCCCTACAATGTGGATGAGATGAAG GTGGCCGAGCTGAAGGCGGAACTGAAGCTGAGGGGTCTCCTCGTCTCCGGCACCAAGATCGACCTCATCGAGAGGCTCCGCATGCATCACGACAGGTCAAAGGGCAGCCCGTCGGTTGCCGTCGCCTTGGATAGGGTCTCACCTggcgccgccaccaccgccgccgccgccaatgCTAGGGTACCAAAGTGTGAAAACCCTCCCAGGTCCCCTCCCCCAGTGTCCCCGGTGGCCTTCAAGGTGTCCAGGATGGGCCTGGAGGAAAGCGGCGGAACGGACTCAGAGACCCGCCCGGCTCTTCCCGCCGGCTCCCCGGggaaggaggcggcggcgggcccCCTTGGGGGGTTATGCCGGGGCCTGGAGAAGGACCAGCGGCTCCACGAGAAGGAGCGTCAGATCGAGGAGCTGATGAGGCAGCTGGAGCGGGAGCagaagctggtggaggagctgaagctGCAGCTGGAGGTGGAAAAGCGGGGGGGCCCCCAGGAGGAGAGCGCGGTGGCACCGAGGCGGCGCCACAGCCCCTCGCGCCCCGTTCGGGTGAAACAGGAGTTCTGCGGTTCTCCGGAACACAGGAGCACTCCGGAGCGGAGCCCAGAGCAGAGTCCCCCAAGGCAGTTCTTCTTGGAACATCAACGGTTGCCTCCGACTCAAACCCTGCAGCCGGGGGGGACCCGACTGCAGCATCAGGCTGTATCCGCGGCAACGCTCAAGCTGCCGGACAACAGACAGCACACAGCTGTGACCGGTGGGGCCCCAGACAATAGCCAGAGTCAAGAACTGATGCCACAGAAACATGAAGCCTCTGGTTCCTTGCAACAGCAGTGTCACAGCCCCAGCCCGAGGACACAG CAGAGTCCACTGAGCACCTCCCCAGGCCTTGGCTCCCAGCCGAGGGCCACACAGAGCCAAGCTGCAGAAGACACAGCTCAACAATTACTCAACACTGCCCCT AATCATCTACAGCCAACCATGGCCTTGATGTCCAAATTTAAAGACCCACCACGCTATGAGGACGCTGTCAAACAGACCCGCTGCAGGCAAACCGCTATGCAG GTCCCCACCACTCTCAGCCAACACATGGATGACCTGTTTGACGTCTTGATTGAAAGTGGAG AAATCACCCCCTTCATCAGACACGATCCCTCGTGCCCGGACAAGCTCACCCCAGTGACGGCCAATGTCACCACCCTGCCCATCAACACGGTGTTGTCCCGCCCCCCGGCTCAGATCCAAGTGGCGCAGCCcccgggcgccgccgccgccctcaaCCCCTCGTCCAGCTTGATGGCCTTGGTAACCATGGAGACGATGATGGAAGGCACGCTGCACAAACAGCTGCTGGAGCATCCGCTGGTCAGTAACATGGAGCTGGACTTCAGTGACGACAACAACACGCTCCCCTCGGCGGGCCAAATGCACAACGCCCATCTGGACACGATGGACTGGTTGGACCTCACCACCTTACCGTCGCACGGCCACGAGGACGCAGGCACTCACCTGGGAATGTCCCCTGAATCAGGGGTCTTCTCCTCCGACTTCCTGGAATCCCCGGAATTTCAGTTGAACTGGGAGTAA